The genomic region gcttaaaaatattattagaCAAGTAGAAGTTAAaagtacagtgcagtaaaactactctGACAAACTGATAGCAtttgtaaaactcaaaaaactGACTGACGTCGCTGTTTGAAACTGTTTCTACCACAGATGGTTCAAGCATTTGTAAATATCATCCGTTGTCTAGATTCGCTTGTTGTTGTAAGGTCACAGAGAGCTGTTGCcagtttccagcagccattaggACAGGCGGGTccaacctggacaggtcaaagtccatcgcagggcagaacatgcaaactccatgcagaaagaccaagaagcttcctgctgcagggcAACGGTGCTGAGTCACTGCAATCCATCAATAGCatatgaaaatatgactgaatgCATTAGCTGTCAGCTGTTTAATGATGCAGCTGCCTCTCTAatagagatttttaaaattgttattgtaTTAAATACTTCAAAAATATGATACATTTTATCTCTATATTATTCATCTCTCAATTCTGCCTACGTTGCATCAGTACACTAcaacaaagtgacaaaaagcaCTTCTGAGGATTATGCAGGTgcacacaaaaatactttttttgtttgcgttgTGAACATGTACACATTAATCTGCTGggaaaacatgttattaaatTTCTCCTGGATTGTTTGCAGGGCCCAAAAGGGAAAGCAGGAATACCAGGAGGACCAGGAAAACCAGGTCTGCCAGGACTTCCAGGAATTGATGTAAGGGTCCAAAATCCTCAAGTCTTACAGAATTACACAAGAAAGCTGCAGGTTGGTGAGGTTATCTAAAAAGACGAACAAGTAATGATGCTGCTATTCATCTCTAGGGTTTGACCGGTCCTGATGGTCCTGCCGGCAGAGACGGACCCCCAGGGGAAGCGGTGAGTGCATCTTCTGAACCTCTCACATGTTTTAGGATACAAGTAGAAGATTTTACCTTTTCCTGTGTCAACCAGCTGAAGTCAGCAACCATCAGCAggttgttctggttctgttaaACCCACAGGCTTTAACAGGCACGAGGCCTCTGCTCTCTGTCAACTTAAATTTGTCTAATTGGCTCAACTTCTTGGTtgagaatatttttaatgagggaTCAGGATGAGGTTAAATTTTCTGCTTCTCCCTAATCCGGCCTGGAATCTGACCCATTtctcgcaaaaaaaaaaaagtagaagatATGAATCGCTTTTCTAAAGGAAACCCATAAACACTGAATGGTCATTAAGACAACATCCTGTAATTTAAGAAGACTTATAGTTTTCACAATTCATCAGATTTATGAAATAACAGAGAATCAGTGACTGCTGCCCCCTCCCAGCTAATTAGCAGACTTAATGAGGAAGCCAGCTTTAACTCGCGTCGCTAATTACACAGATAACCACACTGTGACGGCCGGCTCTGAGTGATTAAGGGTGACGCAAAGTTTAGATGCAACACAGATTTATGAgaattagataaaaaataaaaattggtgaacatttgttttaagttttcatttaaaatgaagaacagAAAGGCCTTCAAAATAAGGCGAGTTATTGGAAATTAAGCTAGGTAATATGTTAATAAGTCGAAGCAagcagtttttacatttctaaaccTAATTGTAGaggaaatgttaaaatcaaCAGGAACTAGAAAGTGTGATGAGCAGCTGCTCCAGCAAGTGATGAGTTCATTTGACTATTTCTACcaccattatttttttaacacactaCAGTGACAATAATAGcttttgaaaaccttttcacacatttaaGTGGGCTGTGTTGACCTCAAGCTAAGCTAGGATACAGCTAACAAACTTGTATTTCAGTAATCCCATCATTTTTCacctaaaattattattttgtgacaACTCTTACGTGGTCTATGTACATTTATGtaaagtgctgtgaaaaagtatttgcctctttacatatttcttcttcgtttgtttttttggtcacaCTTTAACGTCTCAGATTGTCAAATACATGATATatgtggtgaaaaaaaaagtatctgaaCCGACCTGGCCCGATGTCGAAATGAATCCTTTCCCCTGGTTAAACTAAAAACTGATCGTTTTAATCACATTTCCTGCAGTTCAGTTTCACAAGCCACACAAAGTCAGAATGTTTGCCACCTAAACAGAAAgagtctgacaacatgaagtaggccaGAAATCTCAAAGAGCAACATATCATGTCTCAAACTACAGAAATTCAAGAGCAGATGGGAAACAAAGTCATTCACATGTATATGTCTGGAAAGGATTGTAAAGTCATTTCTAAagctttagtttttaaagtgaacCACTGTGAGAACCATTATCCAAAATGGAGAACAATGGGACAGATTGTTCCTGGAGTGAGCAGTCGACCAAAATTAGAGCTTCAACAGTTGATCCAGATCAATGTCTACAACACCGCAGGCCTCAATTGCTTAAGTAAAAATCagtgttcatgattcaacaattaGAATACACAAAGCATTTCAGGAAAATAACATCATACCTAGAGTCAAATGTGACGATTGTAGCGCGTTGGATTGCTTTGGATCTGGACGACATTGAGGTCTGCTTCCTACCAGACATCAGGAAACCCTGCAGGAGAAAATCCAGCCATCAGTTTGTGACCATAAGTTCAAATTCTCCCAGATTATTCAGCAGGACGATTTCCCAGATCACACCAGCATGTCTATCTACTGCTGAATGGCTAAAAATGCATCATGTTTTAAGAGGATGACTTGTCTTGAAGgagtgggggaaaaaacccgATATTTATAAGGCtactctaaaagaaaaaaaaaaatcaagcacaAATCCTGatattaacattgtttttttggggggttttttggaAGAGAATAAATGGACTCAACCAAACGGAACTGGATCCAAGTCCAACAGCCTCCTGAAAAGGCTTCATTCCTTTAGTTCAGTGTTATGCAGAAAATCACTaacaattttaaatttcaaGAATCAACAGAGTAAACAATACTAAATGTTTAGTCAGAATATTTGACAGATTAGCTGCACCAGACCATTCACTGCTTCATATGAGCACTAATGGTGCTACTTCCTGCAGTTTTTACTGTAAACCACCTGGATTTGTCGGTGATTTTCTCTCGTTGGCTACAGGGTGAAGCTGGACCTTCGGGGCCACCTGGACCTTCTGTAAGCAATCACACACACTTTACACCTACAGCAGATGTTTCTCTTTGAGTAATTCTGaatgaagctgctgcagtgaAACACTGGATATGTTCATGCCGTGGAAAATCAGCTCTAAACACACGACCAGATAGAGGATATGGATGCTGCTGCTTGTCTTTCAGTATCTGAAGCTGACATCTAATTTATAGCAAAAAACCACTGAAATTCAGAGCACTTTAGCTGCAGGGTAAAAACCATATAACggatgttgtttttatcagtaaaatcccGGTTCTTGGTGTGACTTAATTTGTCTTCTTGTGTCTTCCGTAGGGCAGGGGGAGACCAGGAGCCCCAGTGAGtgaacatttcctttgaaacaATCTCATTACGTTTTCTGATTGCACCCTGGGAGCTTGTGTTTGTTGCACTTTGATGCGTTCAACACAAACACTTTTGTTTGTAGGGATTACCTGGGACCAATGGGTTGCCGGGCGGAGTCGGACCCCAGGGAGCAGCAGTGAGTCCGTCTCATACTCGGGGTTAAGGATATTTCAGAAGGTCATAATTGAGCTTCGTTCTCTGAGGAGGAATTTCTATTAAACAAGAGGCTATTTTCAGCATAAAGGTGCAGGAAAGTGATCATTacagtgctttaaaaatgtataaatctgacctttttcacattatcaatacattataattggattttatgtgatagaccaacatagACAAGTGTGAAAAGGATGGAAGAGGGCACATCgcttacagatttttttgtaaatagaaATCTCAGGTGTGATATGCATATATATTCAGCCCCCATTAATGTGATGCCTCTAAGCAGGAATGAGATAAGCAAGCAGAGTCCACGTCTGTATAAAGATATCTATTCCGTGAAAGTGTTAGAGGTTTGTTAGGGAGCATTAATCAATAATCAGCTTCATGAAGGCAAAGAAACACTtcaagttgtggagaagtttaaaacaggGTTAGGTCATCCAAAGCTTTAAACATATCAATCAAtcttcttaaaaacaaattatggcACAATTACAAGCCAACTAAAACATGTCTGTCCACCTAAGCTGACAGCAAGAGCGAGAAGAGCGTCAATCAGAACTTcttggtaactctggaggagctgcagagattcacagcttaGGTTGAAGAATCAGACAGGACAATTTTTAGTCTTTAACTTCACAACGgcaaagacagagaaagaaaatgaacaggCCTCTAAACAGGAAATGCGCTGAAGGACTTGAATCTTAGGAGAGGTGCATATTATAACATTGGTATCGGTTCATATTAGTCATCTTTTAACATATCGATAtctgttcaataaataaaactgtgctGATATTAATAACCGATACTTATTTCTgtcttgttgccatttgtttctTAATGAGGAGAAGGAGACTGGTCATGTGACACTGATGATGGTCATGTGATGGAGCTCAGGATTTTGGAGAGAAAGTATCGAAAGGCTAATGAAATTCATATAGTCTATATAATGTTGGTAAATATTGGACATCGGCCCAAATTTTCATTTCAGTGCATCATTAAAAATTGGTCGCAGGATTAGCTCCAAGACAGTGAGTGATCCAAAATATTCATCTACAGCTGCAATGGAACGGTTTGAATACAAGGCATTGTAAATCGGCTTTAAATTACCCAACGTTActgtaagatttattttagagATGGACCTTAAGCTTTGCACCAAAGTGAGATTAGATCAGGTTGAACATAAAGAGTCaggactttaatgttttaatcagaGCTGCTGAAAACGTGCTTTTATAATCTGTTAGGGTCCAGAGGGTCTTCCAGGACTTCCAGGACCTCCTGGCCCTGATGGACCCCCGGTAAGTGCAATTATGATCACACcatatctgctgctgcttccagcTGGTGGCTAAATGGGAACCAAACAATACAGTGATGCAGGAAATGAAACAGATGTGATCTGTGCATTTTTCCCTCCATCAGGGGCTTCCTGGCTCTCTTCAAGATCTTAATGGTGACCTTCTGGTAAGATGTCTGCACTGCACACCTCAAACTCTGTCATCTGAATATGGGTTTTTCAAACTGAGAATGCATCATGTCTCTGTCGTCTTCAGTGTCCTGCTATCTGTCCTCCTGGTCCCCCTGGCCCGCCCGGGATGCCAGGATTTAAGGTACAAAgttcatttaatcatttttttcaaatagacaataaaaagtaaaaacaggagcAAGACAAATAGTAATGCCAATTGACATgcaatttgacacatttttcaaaaagaacCAGGCAGAAGATAGAAGATGCTATTATTGTCTGCCCCTCTCAGCCATAAACAAGTTAAACTCTTAAAGTATTTCCACATTAAATGACGCATAAACCTCACATTCCCATCATTGACTGTACAATTAATGCACATTATTAACATGAACAATAGCAATTTTGGCCTTTGGGACACCCATCCTATGCAACATATgctaaaatcagtttatttttagttttctaagCTGGTTTATATTTGTGCCCATAATTTAGTCCATTCCACATACTGATATATGAAAActctttttgaatgttttcgtacttccatttgtgtttctactgcttctaaaagcagCCAAGGTGCTTAAAAAAACCTACCAACCCGGTTGCTGCCtgtaagtttatgtttttttggtgtctggaaaatgacccgtttcaaaaaccgccagaatgtaacgtcacaaatcagcaggtaCTCACCTAGCTCACCAGCAACCCCAGTTGAGGCCAATGTGTTACCTAATAACCCAAGCAGAGCTTCAAAATGTTTGGTCAGGTGGTTTCACTgctgtataatggctgctggaaaaggcaagtgttttgttgttgacttagcatgcagaaaccacttgctgcttcCTTGTGTTTTGTGTATGAGGCTcgacttctgcttttcaaagatgaacagttggccattttcatgtgcgagtgtaaatgctgatttggggggcgtggccagcagctgattctttggatttaaagtgacaagaggccctaaaacagctcattctgaaaggagctaaAAATAGGCGGAGCTGAGCAAAATAGAATCTTATTGTCCAGGAAtaattttgtgcagaaaatgtaaagaacatGCTTTGTTTCGATCTACCCAACCTGCACAAGGAAGCATAATAACGACCTTTAAATTGTAACCGTCCtctttgtgtcaacacattttTTGAATATTGTGTGGAAGTTGACGGTTTCTTTCTTTGAACATAAATTGTACAGTTTGAATTTTACAAGGTCGCATAATttcagtatatttaaaaaataatgaaattgcATGTTCCCAATTTCCCGCTTTATGTAGGACTctgattgcttttattttgtattgcGTACAGCGGCTGTAAGTTTGCCGTGTATGAATTGCTCCAACAATTTATTTCTAGCTGTTTGGATTTAAACGCTCCAAGTCAACTAACCTGCTTCTTATTATTCATGCTTCACCACACAGGGACACACTGGACACAAAGGAGACAAAGGAGAGCCCGGAAAAAACGGAGAGAAGGTGAACTGAACATGTGAGACAAATAAATCAGCTGTTATTTATGAGACTTACCTGACGGTGGTTTTAAGTGTCCGCTGTCGTCTCCAGGGGGATTCAGGTCCACCGGGACAGCCGGGTGTTCCAGGAACTGTTGGTCTGCAGGTGGGAATTTGTCTCATTACTGGAAATTATACAAAATTTTATCAACTATTTAATCTTTAATCCCTGTTTTCATGGTTCATTCATGGTGTGTTTCAGGGCCCTCGTGGTCTGAGGGGTCTGCAAGGCTCAATGGGATCTGCAGGGGACAGAGTAAGCATCTTTAAAGCAGGATCCCTCCTTCCTGCCTCATTTTCCCTTTCAGCCCCTCAACAAGAATCAGACAGGTCTGGAGGCTTTGTTTGACTTCAGCTCCCTCTGTTTGTCTCCAGGGCTTCCCGGGTTTCAGAGGCAAACCTGGCATAGCTGGAATCATCGGAAAGACAGTGAGTCACTCctagtttgtttcattttttatcacAGTGACTGTGTTTGTTGGTAGTTCACAGTGAGAATGGATGGCTGGTCAAAGCATAGCTGGGTGTGTTTCATCTGATGTCTGCAGGGCGACGTTGGGGAAAAAGGGCCGCAGGGGTTCAAGGGACCTAAAGGAGAGATTGTAAGTCAAGATACAAGAACTTTAAATTTTCATCTATATGACACACAATCATTGTGCTGATGCTGTAAAGCACTTAAACTATTAGTTAGATCATGTTCTTTTTTGTCCTTCTGCAATCTTTGTGCTGTTTCAACTATTCACATATGAAAACATTCAGCTCTTTTTTTACCATGTAATTTCTCccataacattttttaattcctaatattaaatattacaaagttttaaacacatttattgagCTTTAAACCTACAAAATTGTACTAAAGAGCcattttaaaagtagaaatgttcTTATAGTACATCTGAGTAGGTACTGATCAGATTAGTCTGATTACTCTTACTCTTCAATGTATGCATTCTCtactaatatatttttaattatttgctctcttcaacaacattttctgcttcagctcagtTTATCCAGCAGATCAACATTTAAATAAGAGACATATTCCTTCTAGTTAATAATGTCcatgttatgtatttttcatcagGGTAAAATTGGTCCCAAAGGAGCAGTGGGAGGAGCAGGACCCAAAGGGGAGCCTGTAAGTTCACATTAGGAGAAATTGAGTGTGTGATGCACATTTAGATATCTGAGAGTCATATCTGATGATTTTTACAGGGTATACCTGGACGAGATGGGAAAGATGGAACGCCGGGGCTGGATGGCGAGAAGGTG from Poecilia reticulata strain Guanapo unplaced genomic scaffold, Guppy_female_1.0+MT scaffold_504, whole genome shotgun sequence harbors:
- the LOC103461044 gene encoding collagen alpha-3(IX) chain-like — its product is MTVFSALWVLFLCQLLSSSSAQRPGPQGPPGQAGRDGTDGKPGPPGLPGKAGPKGKAGIPGGPGKPGLPGLPGIDGLTGPDGPAGRDGPPGEAGEAGPSGPPGPSGRGRPGAPGLPGTNGLPGGVGPQGAAGPEGLPGLPGPPGPDGPPGLPGSLQDLNGDLLCPAICPPGPPGPPGMPGFKGHTGHKGDKGEPGKNGEKGDSGPPGQPGVPGTVGLQGPRGLRGLQGSMGSAGDRGFPGFRGKPGIAGIIGKTGDVGEKGPQGFKGPKGEIGKIGPKGAVGGAGPKGEPGIPGRDGKDGTPGLDGEKGDPGRHGVVGEKGPNGLPGLPGKAGAKGSKGQIGDPGKNGEQGPSGEPGIPGEIGIPGNRGIAGPRGVAGGIGPVGNSGPLGVRGFQVSNIKSQIIMLFFQVINMLG